The genomic segment CTCGGCGATGCGTCCCCAGCCACCAAAGCTCCAGCGGAGCCGTCACCATCGCGCGCCACGCCGCATTGGATCTCGTCGCGTCCCAGCGTCCACCGAGCAGGCGCGAGGAGCGTCTCGCTGTGAAAGAAGATGAACAGCTGCACGCCAGCACCCTGATCAACCCGCACGGCGAACGTCGCCATCTGCGACGCAGCCGCGAGCGCGACGCCGCTCGGCTCGAGGCCGATGCTCGAAAGACTCGCGCCCTCGATTCGAAAGAACGCTGGGCAGCCCAGCGCGCTGAAGCCCGGGCCGCAGCTTACTTGCCGGCCGCGGGTGAGCCGGGGCGGGCAGCATTGCGAATGCCGGGCCGCCTTCGCCTTCCTCAGCATCAAGACACGTCCGCCACGCTGGCCGGCCACTACCCGTTCCTGGCCGAAGCGGGGCTGGGCTCGGCCGGGGTCTTTGTCGGCCAGAACCTCTACTCCGGTGGCTCGTTCGTCTATGACCCGTGGGTGCTCTACCAGCGCGGCCTCATCACGGCGCCGAACGTGGTGCTCGCCGGCATCGTCGGGTCTGGGAAGTCATCTCTCGCCAAATCGCTATACACGCGCTCCCTCCCGTTCGGACGCCGCGTCTACGTCCCGGGCGATCCGAAGGGTGAACATACTGCGGTCGCAGAGGCGGTCGGGGGCCGTGCGATCATCCTCGGTCACGGACTCCGCAACCGTCTCAACCCCCTCGACGAAGGACACCGCGCGTCGGCCCTATCCGACGCGGAGTGGGCCGCTCAGATCGCTTCTCGACGCCGAGATCTGATCGGGGCTCTGGCGGAGACCGTGCTCGAGCGCTCCCTCACACCCCTGGAGCACACTGCGATTGATCTCGCCCTCACGGACACCGTCCGCAGCGCGGAG from the Microbacterium atlanticum genome contains:
- a CDS encoding ATP-binding protein gives rise to the protein MKEDEQLHASTLINPHGERRHLRRSRERDAARLEADARKTRALDSKERWAAQRAEARAAAYLPAAGEPGRAALRMPGRLRLPQHQDTSATLAGHYPFLAEAGLGSAGVFVGQNLYSGGSFVYDPWVLYQRGLITAPNVVLAGIVGSGKSSLAKSLYTRSLPFGRRVYVPGDPKGEHTAVAEAVGGRAIILGHGLRNRLNPLDEGHRASALSDAEWAAQIASRRRDLIGALAETVLERSLTPLEHTAIDLALTDTVRSAEVPILPMVVERILSPSIAEDRERRLVEDGRLVGHALRRLVAGDLAGLFDGPSTVRFDPSLPMVSLDLSRVAENSTLVSVLMTCSSAWMESALADPSGGQRWVIYDEAWRLMAYPALLRRMDAQWRLARHFGIANMLVFHKLSDLDNVGDSGSAMRALASSLLANAETRVVYRQEPDQLGATAAALGLTRTEMNLLPSLGTGQGLWRITDRSFVVQHQLHPDELALFDTTARMTAA